In Notolabrus celidotus isolate fNotCel1 chromosome 8, fNotCel1.pri, whole genome shotgun sequence, a genomic segment contains:
- the cryba1l1 gene encoding crystallin, beta A1, like 1 isoform X2: MYRTTRSPMMQPLVNSGMGMAPFFKVTVFEQEHFQGKCLEFTSECSNIQECGLDNIRSIRVESGAWVGFEHHDFQGQQLILERGEYPHWDAYSGSLSYHVERLMSLRPIVCASHQSSRMIIFEKENFMGRSVEICDDYPSLQAMGWIMPEVGSMHVQCGAFVCYQYPGYRGQQYIMECEKHSGDYQHCKSWGSHCQTPQIQSIRRIQH, encoded by the exons ATGTACAGAACTACAAGGTCCCCCATGATGCAGCCTCTGGTCAACTCAGGAATGGGCATGGCTCCTTTCTTCAAG GTGACCGTGTTTGAGCAGGAGCATTTCCAGGGCAAGTGCCTGGAGTTCACCTCCGAGTGCTCCAACATTCAGGAGTGTGGACTGGATAACATCCGCTCCATCAGGGTGGAGAGTGGAGC CTGGGTGGGTTTCGAGCACCATGACTTCCAGGGCCAGCAGTTAatcctggagagaggagagtacCCTCACTGGGATGCTTACAGTGGATCCCTCTCCTACCACGTGGAGCGCCTCATGTCTCTGCGCCCCATCGTCTGCGCT TCTCACCAAAGCAGTCGCATGATCATCTTTGAGAAAGAGAACTTCATGGGCCGCAGTGTGGAGATCTGCGACGACTACCCCTCTCTGCAGGCCATGGGCTGGATCATGCCAGAGGTTGGCTCCATGCACGTGCAGTGCGGCGC ctTTGTGTGCTACCAGTACCCCGGCTACAGGGGTCAGCAGTACATCATGGAGTGTGAGAAACACAGTGGAGACTACCAGCACTGCAAGTCCTGGGGCTCCCACTGTC
- the cryba1l1 gene encoding crystallin, beta A1, like 1 isoform X1, whose product MIPHYQQPVSSGQIFQRWCTDPSRYPSSAGPLCSLVNPLILPTDPSPLCRGTRRTADRGRNIPAHLCFQSTSSTMGSAELASVAGQQRPGTTAPTRERASMLLCPMDGVHSPSWENARAQAGALPDRPYKTEAPGALKALREASGWCVSLEFILLSAKVGVKMYRTTRSPMMQPLVNSGMGMAPFFKVTVFEQEHFQGKCLEFTSECSNIQECGLDNIRSIRVESGAWVGFEHHDFQGQQLILERGEYPHWDAYSGSLSYHVERLMSLRPIVCASHQSSRMIIFEKENFMGRSVEICDDYPSLQAMGWIMPEVGSMHVQCGAFVCYQYPGYRGQQYIMECEKHSGDYQHCKSWGSHCQTPQIQSIRRIQH is encoded by the exons ATGATTCCACACTATCAGCAGCCAGTGAGCTCTGGACAGATATTTCAG CGTTGGTGTACTGACCCATCCCGCTATCCATCCTCAGCAGGGCCTCTCTGCTCGCTTGTTAATCCCCTCATTCTTCCAACCGATCCTAGCCCTTTGTGCCGGGGCACGCGCCGGACTGCTGACCGGGGTCGGAACATACCAGCGCACCTTTGTTTCCAGAGCACCAGCAGCACTATGGGATCTGCTGAGCTGGCCTCTGTAGCAGGACAACAGCGTCCAGGGACCACAGCGCCGACGCGGGAGCGCGCCTCTATGCTGCTGTGCCCAATGGATGGAGTGCACAGTCCCAGTTGGGAAAATGCACGCGCACAAGCAGGCGCGCTCCCTGACCGTCCGTATAAAACTGAAGCGCCAGGTGCTCTCAAAGCTCTACGCGAGGCAAGTGGTTGGTGTGTTTCTCTAGAGTTCATCCTTTTAAGTGCAAAAGTAG GAGTCAAGATGTACAGAACTACAAGGTCCCCCATGATGCAGCCTCTGGTCAACTCAGGAATGGGCATGGCTCCTTTCTTCAAG GTGACCGTGTTTGAGCAGGAGCATTTCCAGGGCAAGTGCCTGGAGTTCACCTCCGAGTGCTCCAACATTCAGGAGTGTGGACTGGATAACATCCGCTCCATCAGGGTGGAGAGTGGAGC CTGGGTGGGTTTCGAGCACCATGACTTCCAGGGCCAGCAGTTAatcctggagagaggagagtacCCTCACTGGGATGCTTACAGTGGATCCCTCTCCTACCACGTGGAGCGCCTCATGTCTCTGCGCCCCATCGTCTGCGCT TCTCACCAAAGCAGTCGCATGATCATCTTTGAGAAAGAGAACTTCATGGGCCGCAGTGTGGAGATCTGCGACGACTACCCCTCTCTGCAGGCCATGGGCTGGATCATGCCAGAGGTTGGCTCCATGCACGTGCAGTGCGGCGC ctTTGTGTGCTACCAGTACCCCGGCTACAGGGGTCAGCAGTACATCATGGAGTGTGAGAAACACAGTGGAGACTACCAGCACTGCAAGTCCTGGGGCTCCCACTGTC
- the crybb1l1 gene encoding beta-crystallin B1, whose translation MSSGDKSKTSSQTDGKAAQGKKSEIGMMSYKMLVFDQENFQGRMIEINNECMNVCDLGMDRVRSLRIESGPFVGFEQMNFCGEMYILEKGEYPRWDSWSNSQKNDYLLSFRPVRMDPEKHKICLYEVGEFKGRKMEIMDDDVPSLFSYGFTDRVGSIIVSCGTFVGYQFPGYRGSQYLLEKGDFRHFNEFGARTPQLQSVRRIRDMQWHQQGCYTMASK comes from the exons ATGTCCAGTGGAGATAAGTCCAAGACCTCTTCCCAGACTGATGGGAAGGCCGCTCAGGGCAAGAAGTCTGAGATAGGAATGATGTCCTACAAG ATGCTCGTGTTCGACCAGGAGAACTTTCAGGGTCGCATGATCGAGATCAACAACgagtgcatgaatgtgtgtgacctTGGCATGGATCGTGTGCGCTCCCTGCGCATCGAGAGTGGACC CTTCGTGGGCTTTGAGCAGATGAACTTCTGTGGTGAGATGTACATCCTGGAGAAGGGAGAGTACCCTCGTTGGGATTCTTGGAGCAACAGTCAGAAAAACGACTACCTGCTGTCCTTCAGGCCCGTCAGAATG GACCCTGAGAAGCACAAGATCTGCCTGTACGAGGTTGGAGAGTTCAAGGGTCGTAAGATGGAGATCATGGACGATGACGTCCCCAGCCTGTTTTCCTACGGCTTCACCGACAGAGTGGGCAGCATCATTGTCAGCTGTGGAAC ctttgtgGGATACCAGTTCCCTGGCTACCGTGGCAGCCAGTACCTGCTGGAGAAGGGCGACTTCAGGCACTTCAATGAGTTTGGCGCCCGCACTCCTCAGCTTCAGTCTGTGAGGCGTATCCGTGACATGCAGTGGCACCAACAGGGCTGCTACACCATGGCCAGCAAGTGA